The Balaenoptera ricei isolate mBalRic1 chromosome X, mBalRic1.hap2, whole genome shotgun sequence region tcttctctgtatctgtgagtttgtttctattgttatatacatttgttttatatttttagattccacatataagtgataacatacagtatttgtctttctctgacttctgtctctaagcataatgccctccaagtccatccatgttgttgcacatgcaaaatttcattcttttttatggctgagtaatattccatatatatatatttatatctcacatcttctttatccattgatctggtgataggcatttgggttgcttccatatcttggctattgtaaataacgctgctatgaacattgggggtgcatgtatcttttcaaattagtgtttgtgttgttgtctggatatatacccaggagtggaattgctggatcatatagtagttctatttttagttttttgaggaacctgcctactgctttccatagtggctgcaccaatttacattcctgccaacagtgtatgagggttcccttttctctacatccttgccaacgtttgctatttgtagactttttgataagagccattctgataggtgtgaggtgatcatTGTGGCTTTGagatcattgtggttttgatttgcatttctctaattagtgatgctgagcatcttttcatgtgcctgtccgccatctgtatgtcttctttggaaaaatgtctattcaggtcttctacgCATTTTAGAAtcaggttttatgtttttttttatattgagttgtatgagctgtttatatattttggatattaaccccttttggtcatatcatttgcaaatattttctcccattcaataggttgtctttctgttttgtcgatggtttcaagtaaatcttaaatgttctcaccaccccccaaaaaggtaattatgtgaggtgaaggatgtgttaactaacttcactatggtaatcatttcacaatatatatgtgtatcaagtcatcatgttgtacaccttaaacttacacaatgttatatgtcaattatatctcagtagagctggaatagataaacaaatgatttaaataaaacaaatttcaacTCTTCTAATCACTTTTGTACTCAGTATCTCTTAATAATATTGGTATCTCTTAATATTGTCCTCTGTACCATCAAGAGTGTTGGTGATGCAGAATTTTTTGAGTACTCTTCTAATGTCGCTAGAAGTTTGTTCCTAGCTAGTGAGACTACTCCATTGAGTCTTGATGTGCTTGCTCAGGCAATGACAGCTGTAGCCAACAGTGACTGTAAGATGTATCCCAATTTTAAAGatgtgaaaatgtgaaaaaaaaatgcacctcTTGGAATGAGTGAAATGAAATGGAAGGAATTTCCTCAGCAGCCCGAACTGTTTTCCTCCATACTTGTTTTACATATGGgagaggaaatgctttttttgtttttctttttttttcttaaagccacTGCTTTTCTGATCTCAGTTACTCATAACCAAACCCAATCCAAACTGATACACGATTATTATGTTAGCCCTTACTACTTTGCTTTCTCACTGTAACTTATTCCACTCTTAGATCCTTCTTGACTAAATGAATCAATGCatacatttctttactttttaggtGTCCTAATGCTTTTCTAATCACCCTCATTTCACCCTTCACTTCAGCTTTCCTGAAGCATATTCTCCATCAATATCCCTCTGAAGATGAACTCAggactgcaaaaaaaaaatctgtaataaaaatttttattttaaaacctgaAGCATGGTATCACTTCCAAGATTAGTGGTAATGCCTTCCTCTCCTGAATACTTGATTAGATATGTCTCTTGGGCTTGTGAAAAGAAACTGGAATTGctggcaaatgaaaaaaaattaaaggagaatttaaaaatcagaaatgtagAACAAATTTCAAGAGTAGAGATGATTCAGGAGAAATTAATGGGTGCTTTGTACTGCTTGTCACAcatttctgagggaaaaaaatacttttcctttttctggaaaATGAAGTACAATTTGTCAGTGACAACCATCTATTAAGAAATTTCCTTTTGTGATAGAGTgaggattttttcccccagaggtaaattattcaacacagttaATCTGAATCCGTGTTTGAGCCTGAGATgaagttatcaattttattatcattttcccTCAGTCTGTCCTGATATTATCATTGCCTGAGACTCTGGTACCCATAGCAACAGCCACTATTTCAGACATTATTCCCCCAAGCAACAGAGCACGGCCAGTGACTGACAACCATCCAGCTGTGCATCTCAGGGTGGTATTTTCCAGGGCTGGAAGACCAAGTCACAACTCACTCCCATGTCTTGAAAGTCAGGTTATCAAGGAGTCGGGAAGGCTGTGAGTATGCAGGAAggtgacacacccaccagaagtTTGCTCACCCCTTTTGAGAGGTATACggcaggcaggggagggtgggaaaATAAGGAGACTTACAGTGATGGACAAAGTCAAGATGTTGTAAAGTACAACGGGGCAAACTCCATTAGTCTGAATGTTTCTTACTTCTTTCCGTCACTGCCACACATGTTCAAAAGACTGTGGACCCCAAAACTGAACTAGGAAAAGGGGGATTTAGAATGTTCACTTTTGTCTTGTAGAAGAACAAGGAGAGAAACAATTGAGCTGCCACCACACTTAAACTTCCCTGCCAGGGATTCTTAAAGAAAAGCTGTGAAATGTGACACTACAAGTAGTGGCTTGTAATAGGCACTGGAGTGTTATAATCACAAGTCTCTTTGAGTCTTGCAGGTGAGGAAATCCTTCTTTTCCAGGTAAAATAAGAGGATGTAGCGCTAAGTAGACTTCTCTGCATTATCCTGGGGAGTCCCTCTGAATCACACAAAAGGAAAAGATGGGATAAAAAGGGGGGCCCGGCGCCCAAGACTGGAGTCAGCTTTAGAATCCAGGTGAAGAGCCCATGACAGGCAGTGCTTTGGTATATAGATTACAGTACCCCATGCATAGCAAAAATACAGGGTTTCTCAGTCCAGATGAGGTGAATTTGCAGGCAGAACATGTGTGTTTTGCAGCCACTCCCCTCACCTTTTGTGCctgaagagaagccagcacaggcAAAGATGCACTCTCTGGGGATTTCCAGTCCCAAGGTCTTTCCGGGTATTCGGGGCCAACTCCGGTAGCAGTGTCGCTGCCTGTGTGAGGGAGAGAGCCTGAACAGAGGAATTCATGTGTATAGGTGGTGACTGCCTTCCTGTGAGGTGCCCTGCTACCTCTTATGCATTCGGTGGCCGATTCTGAAGACTTCTTTCCTATGAGAAGGATTTTGGCTGAGGTTTAGCAGCCATTCCCACCCTAGGCCGGAAGGCACACCTGTAATTAGAGGAGAGACTGCAGTGATCAGGGCTGTCTTTTAAGAGTGTCGGGGATTTCCCTCCCTTCTGGGGCTGGTTATCTGGCTGGATTCCCAGTCTACCCACACAATCTTTCTTAACCCATTGTTAACCTGTggggtaacacacacacacacacacacacacaaatatgacatCAGAAGATCTATGTTCATGTCCACATTCCACGTTGCTACTTCTTACCTGTGTGGCCTACCTTTTTCTCActgataacacctatccttcttactTCTTCAGGTTcttatacaaataaaatacaagaatgTAAATAAGAAGACTTGGACTTGCAaagtgccattattattattttagttggTCAACCCCTGGCTATGGGGAAGACAGCCCAAGGCTCCTTCCCCATTATCACTGTAGCCCAGGGTGAGCTTATCAACAGCAGACTCTGACATGTTGGCTTCCAGGGCCCCCAGCTTGCTACTGAGAATCAACAACCATTAACATTTGCATAATTCATTGAACTAAGATACATCAGATAATGCTGAAGATCCCCTTTCTTTTAATCCCTGCCCATTCCCTTCACTTCTTCCCCAGAGGCAACTACTGTGATGAATTCTAGACCatattcttttatatctttacCATATATAGGCACCCGTAgacaccacccacccacccattagGGCCCCAGACCacccatctcaccccaccccacacacactgtTTAAAAGGGGAAGATGGATTTCGCACTTTCCAGGGCCCCATGGAacgccttctccctccctctgtggaGATCCTGACCTGCCTATGGGTGGGGCATGGGTGGGGGGAGAGCCTCCTGGATACCTGTTTTAAAAAGTGAGCGATTTGCCCACATGAATCAACCAgagacctttatttatttatgaaccaATAACTTTATTGGAagaagtggcagaactggaagaaaaaaacttaaGGGAACTTCTTCTGCAAGGGCACTATTGCCGTCTGCATGGCAGGCACGGTGACCAGGGCTCTGGTCACCCCGTGGCTCTGGGGAAGTCCAGGCTCAGTTCTTCTTGTTGCTGTCGCCCAGGGTGAGCTTGTCAAAGAGGTACCCTGCCAGGTCGGCGTCCGGGGCCCCCATCGTGCTCAGGGTGGTGACATGACCCTCCAGCTCTCTGATGAACGCCACCTGCTGGCCGAGGTAGTGAGTTGCCAGGAAGAGACGCAGGTGGGGGTCGCTCTTGTCGGTGGCCAGCTGGTGCAGGTCGAGCAGGCTCCGGTTCACGCGCTTCTCCAGGCACAAGGCGCACTTCATGGCCTTGAGGCCGCTCTTCCACTCGTCACTGGCTGGCTTCCTGATGTCTTGGAAGTGGAGGCGGCCCCCGCGCTGGTTCTGCAGGCGCATCAGGCCCTGGGCCCGCTCGCTGTGCTCGTGGGAGCGGCGCAGGAAGAACCCGGTGAAGTGCTTCAAGGCGACGTCGTCGCGGTCGAGGTAAAAGGCCACGGCCAGGCACACGAAGGAGGCGTGGAGCTCCAGGGTGAAATGGCTGTTGACGGCGGCCTCGCAGTCGGGGTGGTAGTTCTGGCGCACTTGCGAGGGCGGCGCGGGCAGCATGGCGGGCGGCGCGGGCAGCCTGGTGGGCGTGAAGGCCAAGGTGAAGGCGAAGCCGTGGGACCTGCGGTAGCGGCCTCGGAGCATCCCCATGTTGTCGAAGATGGCGGCCGGAGGCGCTGGGCACCCTCTCTGGGACGGAACGTTATAGTCCGTTATAGaacggggaaggggagggggacagagagcGGGGGGGCGGGTCCATTACCGGAAGGGGATGACGGTGGCCGGAAGGGGGTGGGGCACCGTGCTCTAGGTTCCCTAGGAACCTGGGTGAGGCCGGAAACCCAGGGCAACTCTGCAC contains the following coding sequences:
- the LOC132356969 gene encoding ferritin heavy chain-like gives rise to the protein MGMLRGRYRRSHGFAFTLAFTPTRLPAPPAMLPAPPSQVRQNYHPDCEAAVNSHFTLELHASFVCLAVAFYLDRDDVALKHFTGFFLRRSHEHSERAQGLMRLQNQRGGRLHFQDIRKPASDEWKSGLKAMKCALCLEKRVNRSLLDLHQLATDKSDPHLRLFLATHYLGQQVAFIRELEGHVTTLSTMGAPDADLAGYLFDKLTLGDSNKKN